A single genomic interval of Mauremys reevesii isolate NIE-2019 linkage group 24, ASM1616193v1, whole genome shotgun sequence harbors:
- the LOC120390704 gene encoding protein NKG7-like, whose translation MLACRVGSCLLAVLSLVLLCMALFTDYWLVALGPSFTGHSGLWQECVAGVCVSPAPVTEYIQATRAFLILGALATAASLLCLLLSLTSCVHIPVSTNLLASIAAFTAGSCTLVAMGVYTGESWHKNQDGQIQLTFEWSFYLGWAALPLLALSGTFALVAHQRQEGYESL comes from the exons ATGTTGGCCTgtagggtggggagctgcctgcTGGCCGTGCTCAGCCTGGTGCTGCTCTGCATGGCTCTCTTCACCGACTACTGGCTCGTGGCCCTCGGCCCCAGTTTCACGGGCCACAGCGGCCTCTGGCAGGAGTGCGTGGCCGGCGTGTGCGTGAGCCCAGCCCCCGTCACCG AGTATATACAAGCCACACGGGCCTTCCTGATCCTGGGCGCGCTGGCCACCGCCGCGTCCCTCCTGTGCCTCCTGCTCTCCCTGACCTCCTGCGTCCACATCCCCGTGAGCACCAACCTCCTGGCCTCCATCGCCGCCTTCACCGCCG gcAGCTGCACCCTGGTGGCCATGGGCGTTTACACCGGCGAGTCCTGGCACAAGAACCAGGACGGGCAGATCCAACTGACCTTCGAATGGTCCTTCTACCTGGGCTGGGCCGCGCTGCCCCTGCTGGCCCTGAGCG GTACCTTTGCCCTTGTGGCCCACCAGCGCCAGGAGGGGTACGAGAGCCTGTGA
- the ETFB gene encoding electron transfer flavoprotein subunit beta, with the protein MAALRALVGVKRVIDYAVKVRVRPGGGVVTDGVKHSMNPFCEIALEEAVRLRERRLLQEIVVVSCGPQQCQETIRTALAMGADRGLHVEIPAPQYDSLGPFQVAKILAALAKKEGVSLVLLGKQAIDDDCNQTGQMTAALLDWPQGTGASALTLEGEQLTVEREVDGGLESIRLRLPAVVTADLRLNEPRYATLPNIMKAKKKKIEVLKASDLGVDLSSRLAVERVEEPPQRQAGVKVETVDDLVGKLKEGGLI; encoded by the exons ATGGCGGCGTTGCGGGCGCTGGTTGGGGTGAAGCGGGTCATAGACTATGCCGTGAAG GTGCGGGTGCGGCCGGGCGGCGGGGTGGTGACGGACGGGGTGAAACACTCCATGAACCCCTTCTGCGAGATCGCGCTGGAGGAGGCGGTGCGGCTGCGGGAGCGGCGCCTGCTGCAGGAGATCGTGGTGGTCAGCTGCGGGCCGCAGCAGTGCCAG GAGACCATCCGGACGGCGCTGGCCATGGGGGCCGACCGGGGGCTGCACGTGGAGATCCCAGCCCCCCAGTACGACAGTCTCGGCCCCTTCCAGGTGGCCAAGATCCTGGCGGCGCTGGCCAAGAAGGAGGGGGTCAGCCTGGTGCTGCTGGGCAAGcag GCCATCGACGACGACTGCAACCAGACGGGGCAGATGACGGCGGCGCTGCTGGACTGGCCCCAG gggaccGGCGCCTCCGCGCTGACGCTGGAGGGGGAGCAGCTGACGGTGGAGCGGGAGGTGGACGGGGGCCTGGAGAGCATCCGGCTCCGGCTGCCGGCCGTGGTGACGGCCGACCTGCGGCTCAACGAGCCCCGTTACGCCACCCTGCCCAACATCATG AAAGCCAAGAAGAAGAAGATTGAGGTGCTGAAGGCGTCGGACCTGGGGGTCGATCTCTCCTCCCGGCTGGCCGTGGAGCGCGTGGAAGAGCCGCCCCAGCGCCAGGCCGGCGTCAAGGTGGAGACTGTGGACGACCTCGTGGGCAAGCTGAAGGAGGGGGGCCTGATCTGA
- the VSIG10L gene encoding V-set and immunoglobulin domain-containing protein 10-like isoform X1 — MAGRCPDTWAGAARLLLLLLGPVLPFPLQLPPGPLAVLLGGNLSIPLSYPPAQPPPRIVWQRNRTVLADGHLGPNGSVAVASAYQGRLSVDPQGGALAIAPVALQDAGPYTVEVFPLGGQVWRGDVQVEVYELVGNVSVTPPALAVSEGARSAALTCAPVRGTVTWTRNGQSLDPNPRYRVSAGTLQISRPERNDSGTYNCTVSNPFGTGAGAAHIRVYYGPEPPTISLSSDRDPEPRRYVRVNSTVTLACRAPSDPPAQIYWSLADAGDPLVPAQPELTLPRVQLSQAGLYSCLASNPQTQRQLRATLILTVTQIPPGSPFCSLDSVANGTALRFLCSWPGGSPAPSLSLQGLPGGEEQGVGPTLERTLSPPLPALNGTRVTCLGRHLAAEGNCSMTPEAPSGVSLSFQASLAPGDTVLLDLQCRGTYRPVEIAWARDGAPLGPGGRYRVSADGARLTISNFTAPQDLGGYSVRCQNPLGSQESNLTLTGPSVSGWTLVRGSEPGSARLSWAVPEGSVVTGFLIQIRAAGEWQTLQTLGGATRSSTVGGLQPHTSYSFRLLPLLGTQAGEPSHTQTLLPASTLSPGAIAGIVLGSILGMILLLALLVLLIWFLRARWGKKEKMPLTPPGTRQHYLPRQFPHGRESDPVEPPAPPSRASSRCSWGDGDLSFISYEEHLRIHGPPAPWAPWRRQGPWAPISGQLAGPQDSAQRHTGVTGTGEPAWEPGVRESLTGD, encoded by the exons aTGGCCGGCAGGTGCCCGGACACCTGGGCCGGCGCCGcccggctcctgctgctgctgctgg gccctgtgctccccttccccctccagctGCCACCCGGCCCCCTGGCGGTGCTGCTGGGGGGGAACCTCTCGATCCCGCTCTCCTACCCCCCGGCCCAGCCGCCCCCCAGAATCGTGTGGCAGAGGAACCGGACGGTGCTGGCAgacggacacctgggtcccaacGGCTCGGTGGCCGTGGCCTCGGCCTACCAGGGCCGGCTCAGCGTGGACCCCCAAGGGGGCGCGCTCGCCATCGCCCCCGTGGCCCTGCAGGATGCCGGCCCCTACACGGTCGAGGTCTTCCCACTGGGGGGCCAGGTGTGGAGGGGGGACGTCCAGGTGGAGGTGTACG AGCTGGTAGGGAATGTCTCCGTGACGCCCCCGGCCCTGGCAGTGAGCGAAGGCGCCAGGTCGGCCGCTCTCACCTGCGCCCCCGTGCGGGGCACCGTCACCTGGACCAGGAACGGGCAAAGCCTGGACCCGAACCCCCGGTACCGGGTCTCGGCTGGGACCCTCCAGATCAGCCGGCCTGAGCGGAACGACAGCGGCACCTACAACTGCACCGTGTCCAACCCATTCGGCACCGGCGCCGGCGCCGCCCACATCCGGGTCTATT ACGGGCCGGAGCCCCCCACGATCAGCCTCTCGTCGGACCGGGACCCGGAGCCCCGGCGCTACGTCCGGGTGAACAGCACCGTGACGCTGGCCTGCCGGGCCCCCTCGGACCCCCCCGCCCAGATCTACTGGAGCCTGGCCGACGCCGGCGACCCCCTGGTCCCGGCCCAGCCGGAGCTGACGCTGCCCCGGGTGCAGCTCAGCCAGGCCGGGCTCTACTCCTGCCTCGCCAGCAACCCGCAAACCCAGCGCCAGCTCCGCGCCACCCTGATCCTCACCGTCACCC agATCCCCCCCGGatcccccttctgctccctggaCTCGGTGGCCAATGGCACGGCCCTTCGCTTCCTCTGCTCGTGGCCGGGGGGCTCCCCGGCTCCCAGCCTGAGTCTGCAGGGGCTGCCGGGGGGTGAGGAGCAAGGGGTCGGCCCCACCCTCGAgcggaccctgagccccccccTGCCCGCCCTCAATGGTACCCGGGTCACCTGCCTGGGGAGACACCTCGCCGCCGAGGGGAACTGCAGCATGACACCCG AAGCCCCCTCGGGGGTCTCTCTCTCATTCCAGGCCTCCCTGGCCCCGGGGGACACTGTCCTGCTGGATCTGCAGTGCCGGGGCACCTACCGGCCTGTGGAAATCGCCTGGGCCCGGGACGGGGCACCGCTGGGTCCAGGCGGGCGGTACCGGGTCAGCGCCGACGGGGCCCGACTCACCATCAGCAACTTCACGGCCCCGCAGGACCTGGGGGGCTACTCGGTGCGGTGCCAAAACCCGCTGGGCTCGCAGGAAAGTAACCTCACGCTGAcgg gtCCCTCCGTCTCCGGCTGGACCCTGGTGCGTGGTTCGGAGCCCGGCTCGGCCCGGCTGAGCTGGGCGGTGCCAGAGGGCTCCGTGGTCACTGGGTTCTTGATCCAGATCCGGGCGGCCGGGGAGTGGCAGACGCTGCAGACGCTAGGGGGCGCCACTCGCTCCAGCACCGTGGGGGGGCTCCAGCCCCACACCTCCTATTCCTTccggctgctgcccctgctcGGAACCCAGGCTGGGGAGCCCAGCCACACGCAGACGCTCCTGCCAG cctctACCCTGAGCCCCGGCGCCATCGCGGGCATCGTGTTGGGCTCGATCCTGGGCATGATCCTGCTCCTTGCCCTCCTCGTGCTCCTGATCTGGTTCCTCCGGGCGCGATGGG GAAAGAAGGAGAAGATGCCCCTGACCCCGCCCGGGACCCGCCAGCATTACCTTCCCCGTCAG TTCCCGCACGGGAGAGAGTCCGACCCCGTcgagcccccggcccccccctCCCGGGCATCTTCGCGCTGCTCCTGGGGGGATGGCGACTTGTCCTTCATCAGCTACGAGGAGCATCTGCGCATCcacggcccccccgccccctgg gcGCCCTGGAGACGGCAGGGGCCCTGGGCTCCCATCTCTGGCCAGTTGGCAGGGCCCCAGGACAGCGCGCAGCGCCACACGGGTGTGACTGGCACGGGAGAGCCAGCGTGGGAGCCAGGCGTCCGGGAGAGCCTTACAGGGGACTGA
- the VSIG10L gene encoding V-set and immunoglobulin domain-containing protein 10-like isoform X2: MAGRCPDTWAGAARLLLLLLGPVLPFPLQLPPGPLAVLLGGNLSIPLSYPPAQPPPRIVWQRNRTVLADGHLGPNGSVAVASAYQGRLSVDPQGGALAIAPVALQDAGPYTVEVFPLGGQVWRGDVQVEVYELVGNVSVTPPALAVSEGARSAALTCAPVRGTVTWTRNGQSLDPNPRYRVSAGTLQISRPERNDSGTYNCTVSNPFGTGAGAAHIRVYYGPEPPTISLSSDRDPEPRRYVRVNSTVTLACRAPSDPPAQIYWSLADAGDPLVPAQPELTLPRVQLSQAGLYSCLASNPQTQRQLRATLILTVTQIPPGSPFCSLDSVANGTALRFLCSWPGGSPAPSLSLQGLPGGEEQGVGPTLERTLSPPLPALNGTRVTCLGRHLAAEGNCSMTPEAPSGVSLSFQASLAPGDTVLLDLQCRGTYRPVEIAWARDGAPLGPGGRYRVSADGARLTISNFTAPQDLGGYSVRCQNPLGSQESNLTLTGPSVSGWTLVRGSEPGSARLSWAVPEGSVVTGFLIQIRAAGEWQTLQTLGGATRSSTVGGLQPHTSYSFRLLPLLGTQAGEPSHTQTLLPASTLSPGAIAGIVLGSILGMILLLALLVLLIWFLRARWGKKEKMPLTPPGTRQHYLPRQFPHGRESDPVEPPAPPSRASSRCSWGDGDLSFISYEEHLRIHGPPAPWPRRPGDGRGPGLPSLASWQGPRTARSATRV; encoded by the exons aTGGCCGGCAGGTGCCCGGACACCTGGGCCGGCGCCGcccggctcctgctgctgctgctgg gccctgtgctccccttccccctccagctGCCACCCGGCCCCCTGGCGGTGCTGCTGGGGGGGAACCTCTCGATCCCGCTCTCCTACCCCCCGGCCCAGCCGCCCCCCAGAATCGTGTGGCAGAGGAACCGGACGGTGCTGGCAgacggacacctgggtcccaacGGCTCGGTGGCCGTGGCCTCGGCCTACCAGGGCCGGCTCAGCGTGGACCCCCAAGGGGGCGCGCTCGCCATCGCCCCCGTGGCCCTGCAGGATGCCGGCCCCTACACGGTCGAGGTCTTCCCACTGGGGGGCCAGGTGTGGAGGGGGGACGTCCAGGTGGAGGTGTACG AGCTGGTAGGGAATGTCTCCGTGACGCCCCCGGCCCTGGCAGTGAGCGAAGGCGCCAGGTCGGCCGCTCTCACCTGCGCCCCCGTGCGGGGCACCGTCACCTGGACCAGGAACGGGCAAAGCCTGGACCCGAACCCCCGGTACCGGGTCTCGGCTGGGACCCTCCAGATCAGCCGGCCTGAGCGGAACGACAGCGGCACCTACAACTGCACCGTGTCCAACCCATTCGGCACCGGCGCCGGCGCCGCCCACATCCGGGTCTATT ACGGGCCGGAGCCCCCCACGATCAGCCTCTCGTCGGACCGGGACCCGGAGCCCCGGCGCTACGTCCGGGTGAACAGCACCGTGACGCTGGCCTGCCGGGCCCCCTCGGACCCCCCCGCCCAGATCTACTGGAGCCTGGCCGACGCCGGCGACCCCCTGGTCCCGGCCCAGCCGGAGCTGACGCTGCCCCGGGTGCAGCTCAGCCAGGCCGGGCTCTACTCCTGCCTCGCCAGCAACCCGCAAACCCAGCGCCAGCTCCGCGCCACCCTGATCCTCACCGTCACCC agATCCCCCCCGGatcccccttctgctccctggaCTCGGTGGCCAATGGCACGGCCCTTCGCTTCCTCTGCTCGTGGCCGGGGGGCTCCCCGGCTCCCAGCCTGAGTCTGCAGGGGCTGCCGGGGGGTGAGGAGCAAGGGGTCGGCCCCACCCTCGAgcggaccctgagccccccccTGCCCGCCCTCAATGGTACCCGGGTCACCTGCCTGGGGAGACACCTCGCCGCCGAGGGGAACTGCAGCATGACACCCG AAGCCCCCTCGGGGGTCTCTCTCTCATTCCAGGCCTCCCTGGCCCCGGGGGACACTGTCCTGCTGGATCTGCAGTGCCGGGGCACCTACCGGCCTGTGGAAATCGCCTGGGCCCGGGACGGGGCACCGCTGGGTCCAGGCGGGCGGTACCGGGTCAGCGCCGACGGGGCCCGACTCACCATCAGCAACTTCACGGCCCCGCAGGACCTGGGGGGCTACTCGGTGCGGTGCCAAAACCCGCTGGGCTCGCAGGAAAGTAACCTCACGCTGAcgg gtCCCTCCGTCTCCGGCTGGACCCTGGTGCGTGGTTCGGAGCCCGGCTCGGCCCGGCTGAGCTGGGCGGTGCCAGAGGGCTCCGTGGTCACTGGGTTCTTGATCCAGATCCGGGCGGCCGGGGAGTGGCAGACGCTGCAGACGCTAGGGGGCGCCACTCGCTCCAGCACCGTGGGGGGGCTCCAGCCCCACACCTCCTATTCCTTccggctgctgcccctgctcGGAACCCAGGCTGGGGAGCCCAGCCACACGCAGACGCTCCTGCCAG cctctACCCTGAGCCCCGGCGCCATCGCGGGCATCGTGTTGGGCTCGATCCTGGGCATGATCCTGCTCCTTGCCCTCCTCGTGCTCCTGATCTGGTTCCTCCGGGCGCGATGGG GAAAGAAGGAGAAGATGCCCCTGACCCCGCCCGGGACCCGCCAGCATTACCTTCCCCGTCAG TTCCCGCACGGGAGAGAGTCCGACCCCGTcgagcccccggcccccccctCCCGGGCATCTTCGCGCTGCTCCTGGGGGGATGGCGACTTGTCCTTCATCAGCTACGAGGAGCATCTGCGCATCcacggcccccccgccccctgg cccaggcGCCCTGGAGACGGCAGGGGCCCTGGGCTCCCATCTCTGGCCAGTTGGCAGGGCCCCAGGACAGCGCGCAGCGCCACACGGGTGTGA